The Bradyrhizobium ottawaense genome window below encodes:
- a CDS encoding methyl-accepting chemotaxis protein, with amino-acid sequence MHLRIGTVLPVIISALALMGVAATGYTAIHAYHDRQEAEIFVGLNGISQSLLHSAGQWAKERGMTNAALNSPEVLPADRRSEIDAVRATSDRAFRDAVQRLRGVTAMKGAEQRISEAERAFQSFESLRRRVDANLAKPGSERDTEVVKAFAPAITDLIEVAANRLRLTQETLTSSPSAAMARLVGLRHLTAEMAENAGRERALLGGLISSHAKLAADGIGRIATFRGHVELAWETVAPIADRTDVPAALARAIKSVNEDYFQTYGALRAEILAAGPSGEYKIGGRDYVSRATTAINSILGLADAIGAAADTEAAEQAKASASNLIISVAILLASLGLTLLSFWVAVSRIVRPLSALTAAMDELAGGNFAVVLPGLGRKDEVGDMAHAVETFKVKAEQKAHEVADAKIRQDQIAAEQRRADMHRLAGQFETAVGEIVDAVSSASTELEASAGAMNVTAARAQKLAVTVADGSEEASANVQSVASATEQLSSSVNEISRRVQDSARMANEAVDQVRLTDGHIDGLSRAVAKIGDVVELIDQIAGQTNLLALNATIEAARAGESGRGFAVVASEVKALAAQTAKATGEIAQQITGIQSATQESVAAIRDIGGTIARLSEIAAAIAAAVEEQGAATQEITRNVQQAAKGAQQASSNVGEVERGAAETGASSSQVLSAAQMLSRDSNRLKLEVGKFLNAVRAA; translated from the coding sequence GTGCATCTCAGAATTGGCACGGTCCTACCGGTCATCATTTCGGCGCTTGCCTTGATGGGAGTGGCGGCCACCGGCTACACGGCCATTCACGCCTACCACGACCGTCAGGAGGCCGAGATCTTCGTCGGCCTCAACGGCATTTCGCAATCGTTGCTGCACAGCGCCGGGCAGTGGGCGAAGGAGCGGGGCATGACCAATGCGGCGCTGAATTCGCCCGAGGTTCTTCCGGCCGATCGCCGCTCTGAAATCGATGCTGTGCGCGCGACGTCGGATCGGGCCTTCCGCGATGCCGTGCAGCGCTTGCGTGGCGTCACGGCGATGAAGGGCGCTGAACAACGCATCTCGGAAGCCGAACGGGCATTCCAAAGCTTCGAGAGCCTGCGCCGCAGGGTCGATGCGAATCTGGCCAAGCCTGGGTCGGAGCGGGACACCGAGGTGGTCAAGGCCTTTGCCCCGGCGATCACCGACCTGATCGAGGTCGCCGCCAACAGACTGCGCCTGACGCAGGAAACGCTGACCAGTTCGCCTTCGGCGGCCATGGCACGCCTCGTCGGCCTTCGGCACCTGACAGCGGAGATGGCAGAAAACGCCGGGCGCGAACGTGCGCTTCTCGGCGGGTTGATCAGTTCGCACGCGAAGCTCGCCGCGGACGGCATCGGCCGGATCGCGACCTTCCGCGGCCACGTGGAGCTCGCCTGGGAGACGGTTGCCCCGATCGCCGACCGCACCGACGTTCCGGCAGCACTCGCGCGAGCCATCAAGTCGGTGAATGAGGATTACTTTCAGACCTATGGCGCACTGCGTGCCGAAATCCTCGCCGCAGGTCCGAGCGGCGAGTACAAGATCGGCGGCCGCGATTATGTGAGCCGCGCGACGACGGCCATCAATTCCATTCTTGGGCTCGCGGATGCAATCGGCGCGGCGGCGGATACGGAGGCCGCCGAACAGGCGAAGGCGAGCGCCTCCAACCTGATCATCAGCGTTGCAATCCTGCTTGCGAGCCTCGGCCTCACATTGCTGAGCTTCTGGGTCGCGGTTTCCAGGATCGTGCGTCCGCTCTCGGCACTGACGGCCGCGATGGACGAATTGGCCGGCGGCAATTTCGCAGTGGTTCTCCCCGGGCTTGGCCGCAAGGACGAGGTAGGCGACATGGCTCACGCGGTGGAGACGTTCAAGGTCAAGGCCGAGCAGAAGGCGCACGAGGTCGCGGACGCCAAGATCAGGCAGGACCAGATCGCGGCCGAACAGCGCCGTGCCGACATGCACCGGCTTGCCGGTCAATTCGAGACTGCAGTCGGCGAGATCGTGGACGCGGTGAGTTCGGCGTCGACCGAGCTGGAAGCCTCTGCCGGCGCGATGAACGTGACGGCCGCGCGGGCGCAGAAGCTCGCCGTCACCGTCGCCGACGGTTCGGAGGAAGCCTCCGCAAACGTCCAGTCGGTCGCGTCGGCGACCGAGCAGCTGTCGTCGTCCGTCAACGAGATCAGCCGCCGGGTGCAGGATTCGGCGCGAATGGCCAACGAAGCCGTTGATCAGGTCCGGCTGACCGACGGGCATATCGACGGATTGTCGAGAGCGGTCGCGAAGATTGGCGACGTCGTCGAACTGATCGACCAGATCGCGGGGCAGACCAATCTCCTCGCGCTCAACGCAACGATCGAGGCGGCGAGGGCCGGCGAGTCCGGTCGCGGCTTCGCGGTGGTGGCTTCCGAGGTCAAGGCCCTTGCCGCGCAGACCGCGAAGGCGACCGGTGAGATCGCGCAGCAGATCACCGGCATTCAGTCGGCGACCCAGGAATCCGTCGCGGCGATCCGCGACATCGGCGGCACCATCGCGCGGCTGTCCGAAATCGCTGCGGCCATTGCCGCGGCGGTGGAGGAACAGGGGGCGGCGACGCAGGAGATCACACGAAACGTGCAGCAGGCGGCCAAGGGCGCCCAGCAGGCCTCGTCCAATGTCGGCGAGGTCGAGCGGGGGGCCGCCGAGACCGGCGCGTCGTCCTCGCAGGTGTTGTCGGCGGCGCAGATGCTGTCCCGCGACTCCAATCGCCTCAAGCTCGAGGTCGGCAAGTTCCTGAACGCGGTCCGCGCCGCCTGA
- a CDS encoding methyl-accepting chemotaxis protein translates to MRKNFPVTDVEYPVSDETLIVSRTDLKGKLTYFNEDFLAAAGFTSAELMGQPHNIVRHPDMPPEAFDNLWNTLKAGKPWLGAVKNRRKNGDFYWVLATASPIRENGQLKGYTSIRTKLPADQRKLAEEVYAAIREKKAHGYRVDAGIIRRRSWLDRFSVFTRTLKARLVTTMALQALFMLGLGIGGALASGGSASLILSALAVVGAVVVGFAGLATMRAIQGPMQQLNDTLVNLVQDKLDNRIVIERDDEIGEALRNLQTVQTIIRFSRDEVQAVQRRAETQRKADMTKLADGFEAAIGEIVETVSSAATELEASASTLSSTAGRAQELATVVASGSEAASTNVHSVASAAEEMSSSVREIGRQVQDSSRIASEAVSQAHATTERVSELSRAASRIGDVVELINAIAGQTNLLALNATIEAARAGEAGRGFAVVASEVKALAEQTAKATGEIGQQVGGIQAATQDSVSAIGEISGTIARLSEIAATIAAAVEQQGAATQEIARNVQQAAQGTQQVSSNVGDVQRGASETGSASSQVLSAAQMLSRDSNRLKLEVGKFLNSVRAA, encoded by the coding sequence ATGCGCAAGAATTTTCCCGTCACTGATGTCGAATATCCGGTCAGCGACGAGACGCTGATCGTTTCGCGCACCGATCTCAAGGGCAAGCTCACCTACTTCAACGAAGACTTCCTCGCCGCGGCCGGGTTCACATCGGCCGAGCTGATGGGCCAGCCGCACAATATCGTTCGCCACCCCGACATGCCGCCGGAGGCGTTCGACAATCTCTGGAACACGCTGAAGGCCGGCAAGCCCTGGCTCGGCGCGGTGAAGAATCGCCGCAAGAACGGCGACTTCTACTGGGTGCTGGCAACTGCTTCGCCGATCCGGGAGAACGGCCAGCTCAAGGGTTACACCTCGATCCGCACAAAACTGCCGGCCGATCAGCGCAAGCTCGCCGAGGAGGTCTACGCCGCGATCCGCGAGAAGAAGGCGCATGGTTATCGCGTCGACGCCGGCATCATCCGCCGCCGCTCGTGGCTCGACCGTTTCAGCGTCTTCACGAGGACGCTGAAGGCGCGTCTCGTCACGACCATGGCGCTCCAGGCGCTGTTCATGCTCGGGCTCGGCATCGGCGGCGCGCTCGCTTCCGGTGGTTCGGCCAGCCTGATCCTGTCGGCGCTGGCCGTCGTCGGTGCCGTCGTCGTCGGTTTCGCGGGCCTTGCAACCATGCGTGCGATCCAGGGGCCGATGCAACAGCTCAACGACACCCTGGTCAATCTCGTGCAGGACAAGCTCGACAACCGCATCGTGATCGAGCGCGACGACGAGATCGGCGAGGCGCTGCGCAACCTTCAGACCGTGCAGACCATCATCCGGTTCAGCCGCGACGAGGTGCAGGCGGTGCAGCGCCGCGCCGAGACGCAGCGCAAGGCCGACATGACCAAGCTTGCCGACGGCTTCGAGGCCGCGATCGGCGAGATCGTCGAGACGGTGTCGTCGGCCGCAACCGAGCTCGAGGCGTCAGCCTCGACGCTGTCCTCGACCGCGGGCCGGGCGCAGGAGCTGGCCACGGTGGTCGCATCCGGCTCGGAAGCAGCGTCCACCAACGTCCACTCGGTGGCGTCGGCCGCCGAAGAGATGTCGTCCTCGGTGCGCGAGATCGGCCGCCAGGTGCAGGACTCCTCCCGGATCGCGAGCGAGGCGGTCAGCCAGGCGCATGCCACCACCGAACGTGTCAGCGAATTGTCGCGGGCCGCATCGCGGATCGGCGACGTCGTCGAGCTCATCAATGCGATCGCCGGCCAGACCAATTTGCTGGCGCTCAATGCCACGATCGAGGCGGCGCGGGCCGGCGAGGCGGGTCGCGGCTTCGCCGTCGTGGCTTCCGAGGTCAAGGCGCTCGCCGAGCAGACGGCGAAGGCCACCGGAGAGATCGGCCAGCAGGTCGGCGGCATTCAGGCGGCGACGCAGGATTCGGTCAGTGCCATCGGCGAGATCAGCGGCACGATCGCGCGTTTGTCGGAGATTGCCGCAACGATCGCCGCGGCCGTGGAGCAACAGGGCGCGGCCACCCAGGAAATTGCCCGTAACGTTCAGCAGGCCGCCCAGGGTACCCAGCAGGTCTCGTCCAATGTCGGCGACGTCCAGCGCGGCGCCTCCGAAACCGGCTCGGCGTCCTCGCAGGTGCTGTCGGCGGCGCAGATGCTGTCCCGCGATTCCAATCGTCTCAAGCTCGAGGTCGGCAAGTTCCTCAACTCCGTCCGCGCCGCCTGA